A part of Haloarchaeobius sp. HME9146 genomic DNA contains:
- a CDS encoding 30S ribosomal protein S28e produces the protein MSAEESTDGSTSAEVIEIVGKTGMHGEAMQVKCRIREGENQGRIITRNCLGPVREGDVLQLRETAREADSIGGQ, from the coding sequence GACGGCTCCACCTCCGCGGAAGTCATCGAGATCGTCGGTAAGACCGGCATGCACGGCGAAGCCATGCAGGTCAAGTGCCGCATCCGCGAGGGGGAAAACCAGGGTCGCATCATCACGCGAAACTGCCTCGGCCCCGTCCGTGAGGGCGACGTCTTGCAGCTGCGCGAGACCGCCCGCGAGGCCGACTCCATCGGAGGACAATAA